TCCCACATGTTTATGTCGCAGACAGTGGTGATCAGAGAGCGTGCATGCCTTGGTGAAGACAGCGGCAGGAAACTGTTTCTGTTGAACAAAGTATGTTCTGGTATGCCTGTGCTGAAAACACCAAGTAAGAAGAATGATGTGCAGTGGTGAGGACCATCAAGAGCAGTGGACTGAGATGGCAACCTTCAATTTCGGACGTTGTGCAGGTTTCAAATGATCAAAGTCTGATCCAGCCTCCTTCTCCCCACTAGCATGACTCATTTTCATCAATCTCTATGGGGCTTTTGTcttgggaagaaaacaaggaagaagaaatgccATTCTCCGGTATAGGTTGCAGTGATGGCAGGCATCTTTCCTGTAAGATTGGCACTTCAGCCAAGTGTAAGTGAGTTTCAAAATAATCCATGGACTCCCCTTCTTGAATCTCTGCTAAAATCTGGTAGTCCCCAAAACAAATTATGCACTTCCATGGCAAGTCAATTTTGTTTAAGTATCCTAGTTCTGTTTGGTCCActatcagttttgttttcttgctcaTGTTCTTTATCTCAAAACAAAATTCTGAGCTGTTCAGTTTTCTGTAAAACTGCAATGAAAACTGAACCCGAGAAACACGAGTATCCATTAAGTTGTAACGGCAGACATTAGAATCGCGGCCAAACTTGGCCATTTCATCTGCCCTGACCTGTTCTCGCTTACAGAAATTCAAGCAACGAAACATCATCTTGTCTTCTTGGCAAGGATGGTAAAAGGTCATGTGGAGACATGTTACTGTTTCTTCAGTTTCAGCTTCTTCAAAAGAGGTCATGATGAAATGAGTCCTCAGAACTACAAGAAAGTAACATGAAATCACTGTAGTACCAAAAAAACTGGTTTCAGTGTGGCATTAAAATACTTAATATACTATTGTATAGCGAGTATATAACTTACAGCAAATTGGCTGACagtaaatgtaatgaaaacaCTGGAACGAAGAAGTGGAAGTTGAGCCTACTTAGTCCATGCCAACCATTGCTTCCCACCACCTTGCCAAAGGTGTGTTCAGTGACCACAGCTAAGTGACAGACTCTGTGCTGAACTCTTCCCAGCAGTCAGTCTCCCATCTGTCGCAACGGCTGCATAGCACTCCAGAAGTCTGAAAAACACCCACGACTGTAAACTGTTGCCAACTAGTTCTTCGTGAGGGTCCTGCAGGTAGATTTATCTTTGGAAGAAATATGTCACTTAGCAGTGACAGTAAGCTTTACTTTATGGACTTAGAGTATTAATTAGTACTGTCTGGGCCTGCACGCTCTGTTTTACAGTGTAGTCTAGAAGGTATCAGACAAACAACTTACAAATGTAGTCTGACTGTAGGCAGTAATATTTCAAATGTGTATAAACCACTCTTGGCTCTTTATTCAGAATTTACCTCTTGTATGAAACGAAATACAGTGTTTAAAAGTGACTGATGTGACAGTATGTAAAATGAATGCAAGAGCTGGAATATCAGCAAGACCTAAAGGAGGAATTGTCACCAACTCTAGGTATTTCCCTGTTAACTATCAGAAAAATCTCAGCTATCTGCTGCATAAGTACTTAACTAGGcactaaaaataacaaataacttCTGctgagttttggtttttgggtggtggtttgttttttttttcagatcgcATGCAGCAGAGAGATCCTTGCTTATGAACTAAATCCTGTTCCAAAGTAA
The sequence above is drawn from the Strix aluco isolate bStrAlu1 chromosome 4, bStrAlu1.hap1, whole genome shotgun sequence genome and encodes:
- the TIFA gene encoding TRAF-interacting protein with FHA domain-containing protein A translates to MTSFEEAETEETVTCLHMTFYHPCQEDKMMFRCLNFCKREQVRADEMAKFGRDSNVCRYNLMDTRVSRVQFSLQFYRKLNSSEFCFEIKNMSKKTKLIVDQTELGYLNKIDLPWKCIICFGDYQILAEIQEGESMDYFETHLHLAEVPILQERCLPSLQPIPENGISSSLFSSQDKSPIEIDENESC